TGTACCTTGAAAtacattaatatatatttaattattaaaaatactTTAAttccttaattaactatactaaattttaaaaaaataaaatatttacatTTAAAATTGTATACGCTATTAAAAAGTCGCTTTCGCTACACCTTCGTTTAACATGTaaggcacagacacactctGATAACGAAGCACTTCACAACAAAGTAGAGAAACTGATATCAACGAATAGGTAAACAACCAATGAAGACGCTCACAGCCTTCATTCATACCGCAGCGACTTCTTCCAGTTGTCGCTCCTTCGATTCCCGAAGAAGCTGTTCTGCTGTGATTTGTACATCTGCTGGCAACTTGTTCTTCACCTGCACACATCATTAGCTCGTTAGACGCCCGTTGGTCGTTCATTTTCGTCAGACGAAATGAGACGACGGCTAAATGTGTTACCCTGGCCACTTTGGGCACGGCCTTGCCTCCCGGTCGAGCTCCAACACCACCAGACGCCATGACTGTGCGCAAGTTGATATAAATCAGGTAAGCGCGAGCAATCGGGAATAGCAAGGCACATTTATACACTTTTGAATTATACGTTTATTTCAACTTTACATAAACGGTGATGACAATTTTATTTtgatttaaaatttaattttatcaAATCACGCATGTGCAGTAGTAATAGAATGTTTGTTGGTgcaatacataattaattaattaactaaatttggTTATCGTACGCTGTAGTTTCGTTCCACCTCGTATACTCGTTTATAGTACTAAAAATAAATTGGACTGTATGGAAACTAGAACTTTCTCTAGTTGAGCGTTTCACTACCTAGAGCATTTTCTATTGCGAAAGAGAAATCGCATCACAGGATACATGATATTCGATATTATTTGCTAAAGTACATTCTaacaataggtgcagtgtggaaaattACCAGATTTTGGTATCTCGGGCACTTACAAACATGGAACTGATACCTCCCGAACGCACGTGAGGAGGTGGAGACACTAGTGCATTCTAAGATCCTCAAATACGCTGGAACGAGCAGCTTCCGGAATATTACATATGTAGACTGCACCCCAGTCTGACATGGCCCATTCTATTCTAGCTAAAGAGTAGATGTAATCAACTTAATAGCATTCCCTAGAAAACATTGGAGAGCCAAGTAGTTCTCCAGAGTCACAAGCGAACTCAATTCAGAGCTCAAGGAGACATCCGCACCTAGTTTTGTCAGTAGCATTTCTGCAGCTTTCTAGAATGCTATCACAAGCTTGTAAATGAGTGTTGACATTGTGTTTAAAGACGTCATTAAAGTAGTTACGCTAATTCCTATTCTCTCCACTAGACAGCCAAGCTGACAAACTCCACACtcacaattcccacactgcacctactgtctgttccccataagtgtgaactttgaaaattatcaatatctctgctgttttttttaactttcgcgatgatctcggcatcgttagaaaccgctaagtctggcatttctgtttatcaaattatctaagcctttcctacaaacgaaacggaaagctagtacttgtgcatatcaaacacaaacgggtggagcaatgacCATTATACAATTATTTTGCAAGACCAATgaatcagcaactggaaccatttaaggtAATTGGTAtcacatggtccaactggagcagctcttagtgctgtaatgagcacacctggtgtgacctctacttcattactcacttccgagttcacgcttacgggaaacagacagtagtgtTGGAATGGACTTTGGTAATGTTGAGTTTTCGCCGGAAGATGCAAATCACATCGCCTGATAGGCGTTTCCCTATTGGCTTCAACACATCTGACTCTCAAAAGGTTTGGGCGATCTCTCATTTCTTCACTACCACGTCGTTCGATCTCAGTCTCCGCCGTTATAAAATGTTGCTGCTTTTACAGTTGTCTATTGTTGCCACTCTTGTCACAAGCAGCACTGCATTCCGACATTTCTCCGCAAACAACTCTCCATTTCCCATCAGAAGCTCTCCCGGCTTTACTTCTGGACCAAAATTTAACTTTCCAAGATCAACATATCCTGATATCAACCGCTATGCCAGTCACAAGGTAGATATACCCTTCACGTTAGTTAGAATTGTTCTGTTATGTGCATGGCTAACTATACGAACGcattttatataaaaattatcgTTGAGTTGTTACTAAGTTGTGCACGGTGTCGTGTAGGCCCTTATTGGAAGAAAGTTGTTGCAAGAGAACCTTCAGTTTCTTCATAAGACCGTGGGGTCTCGTCACATGGAAATGTTGAAGGTCAATCTTTCCGACGGTATTGATCCTCAGACGTACTCAACTAGCAATCTTAGACGAGAGATGAGATGGCTTCAAATGAGACTAGGAGAATCTTTTCCAAAACTCTGCAACTTTGTAAGATACGCATAATATACAGAAAGGTAAAATTTGGTGTGAAACTGCAATTTCCGTTTGCATGGGACGATCTAGATGCTCAACCTGACAAAGGAGGTAGCTTGTGCTAAACCACGATACATTTCGTCTCTAGCCAATCAAGTAATTAACAGCAAAATAATTATGAATTGTTAGCGTGTTTGAATTGTTGTAGTTCAATTGACTAGAAGCCTGTTCGAAAGTTTAAGTAACGAGTtgactttattaattaatctcgTTGTACGTGTGTGCTTAACAGAAGAATCCTCTGTCAGCTAGCGAATGGATCGATCTAAAGACATTTGCTGCAATGCTGGTTTACGGAGAGCAAATGATCAGGCAAGGAAAACTGATGGAGACGTAGAGAGACCTGCAAACTTGCTGAGCTGCTTAACTGTTAGATTTTTTGCTCTAGAAAACTATGTATATGTGAATGAATAGCTGCTGATAGCTTTCCTATAGattataacttaattaataaatctaaGAAAACACCTACGTAAAATAGACTTATAATGTAGCTAATTGAACAGTTCTtttgtaatacacacacacacacacacacacacacacacacacacacacacacacacacacacacacacacacacacacacacacacgcacgcacacacacacacacacacacacacacacacacacacacacacacgcacgcacgcaaacagacacgcacacacgcacacacacacacacacacacacacacacacacacacacacacacacacacacacacacaactaaactAGACGTTAGGAGCTGGCAGATTctggtcacgcccccagctaaCAGGTTGGCTCTTGTAGGacaactctgggcctgcgctagcaatctCCCGGATTCGGGCCAGGTACTAACAGGAGCACCGGCTTGTGAAGCCACCTGCAGTGTGTGCACTCGAAGTGTCATcgggaccccagtggctgatgtcacgacGGCCGCGCTTTGTCAGTCCTTCTGTCAAAGAACAggtactcctgagtcgagaaagGCATTTatggtgagtttcttgcctaaggaaattatgcaatagttcgccatcactgtgacttgaacatgCAAtcttgcaaggtcccggatgtccacATTATGCTGATGACTCTGtcctaaccaactgagctataacacaaacacacgcacacacacacacacacacacacacacacacacacacacaaacataatcAACAGCTATACAGATATACAAGCTACCACAACTCAACAGCTCCAGTTAACGATTTTAGAAAATGCGTTCGCACAGTTTGCTACAGAACAGCACAATTATAACTAAGGCGCTTTGTAACTGgcataaatattaatatcagaAAACAGTGCTATTCAAAAATCGCATAAAGTTGGTTCCAAATGCTCGATTGTTTTCAAAAGAATCATCATCAGTAAAGCCAGGAGGGCTTCTACTTAGAATACAGTACTGCTCGTAGCAAGAACGTAAGCACtatacaaaaattgaaacagTGACATTATATAATGGAGGactttgcatgcatgcaggatGAAACAACATGCTTATAAATAAATACTAGATCACACATCTTTTTGAAATATGAATGCGTTAAGACCTAATAGAGAAACACGTAATTGATATATTTAATAAAGCAATTAAATAACGCTTGATATGCGATTCTATCGCAACTTTCGGCGCATTTGTATTTAGAAGTATGTGTGTGATCTATCATTTATTCACTAGCTCGTCGTTCGATCTCAGTCTTCGCCATTAAAAATGTCACCGCATCTAAAGTTGTCTAGTGTTTTCATTCTTGTCACAAGCAGCGCTGTATTTCGTCTTGTCGACGCAAGCAACTTTCCATTTCCCGAAAACGTCTATCCCGTCGCTCCTTCTTTTCGAATAAACTCTAATTTCAGAAGAGCAATATTTCCTGATATCAACCGGTATGTCAGTCACAAGGTATACCGTATAGTTATAATAGAATGTAGTGTGCATGCTGTTGTGGCAAAATGCAAACGCATTTTATAAAATGGTTGAGTCGTTGAATTGTGGTGGCGTGTAGGCGTTCATTGGAAGAAAGTTGTTGCAAGAGGACATTCAGTTTCTTCATAAGACGGTGGGGTCTCGTCACATGGAGATGTTGAAGGTCAATCTTTCCGATGGCGTCGACCCTCAGACGTATTCGAATAAAGATCTTCTACGAGAGTTAAGATGGATTCAGATGAGACTGAGAGAGTCTTTTCCAAAACTCTGCAACTTGGTAAGATACGCATGATATAGAAAGATGAAATTGATGTGAAACTGCAATTTCTTTTTGCATGTGCGTATCTAGATGGTCAACCTGACAAAGGAGGCACCTTGTGCTACATCTCAAAACCATATTTCGCTTTCAAGCAGTCAAGATATAGTAATTGCTAACtacaaaattttatatttagttAGTATTATTAATCAATGGTTGTAGTTGAATTAAATTAAAGCGTTTTAAAAAGTTAAAGGTCAGTAACAAGTTGAGTTGATTAATAATCTCGTTGTACGGTTGTGTTTAACAGGGGAATCCTTTGTCAGAAAGCGAATGGATTGATATAAAGACATTTGCTGCAATGCTTGTTTACGGGGAGCAAATGCTCAAGCAAGAAAAAGTGATGGAGACATAAAGAAACGTGCATACTTCCTGAGGTGTTTACCTAATTAGAATTGAATGTGTTGCTCTAGAAGACTATGAGTGTAGAAATAGCTAACGATAGTTTTCTTATAGTAAACGCTTAAACTAGACTTCTGGGGCTAATTGTAAAGCTCttttattacacacacacacacacacacacacacacacacacacacacacacacacacacacacacacacacacacacacacacacacacacacacacacacacaaacaaggtACATGCACGTATACGCTCGTATCTCTaaagcgagtagaacacagccaTTTTAATAGTTaggctacgagcgtaaagaaagACACCAAattaagtggtggactgcttcacAAGAAGCTCACTCTTAACGGGCTGAAATGACTTTCGGTCTGTCTTTCGGTATGTCTTTATGTCCctatgtacctatgtttgtaagcgtgtgtcaagCTCGGCGAATTCGTTGAGAtaatcagcagtccttttgGGACGCAAAGAGTAGTTGACGCAAAAATAGCCCATCGCCTTGAATCACTTTCGGAAATTCCTTGAGCTACAGTCTCTTGAGACACCACTACCaagtgacgtaacaatcccgcgcattatgatgGAGAAACCGAGATTTCATATCTCTAGCAAAAACGTTAATAAGGTCAAAccgtcgtcaaactgagaaagTTCAGGCTAGAGTTGTACAAATCATCGTtgttcaagaagccaagcaaAGTTTTCATAGGCCCTGCATGCACCATTGCACAGAACCAAATGTCATCTGCattcttcaagagagcaatatgttttagctgAAAGTAtgggactgatgatgaacaatcgatgtcgtcttgcaagaaagattcatagaaAACGCTAATTAGCTAACGCTGATTTCTTCTGGATCCAGTCACTGTAGACATATGTCGCTTTACATACAGGTCATATCCAAGAGACGTACAAGATCAATctctagctacgacgaattatcattGGATCGAAAGATGCTACGACTCAGCGAAAGCATGATAGTCGCCTCCACTCAATAGCTAACTGCAAGTGGTGCAATTATAAAAGCTCTACAGAATTGAGAACTAACACGGATAACAAGCACGCTCCGTGCAGAGTTATACCAGTTGTCACGCATGTGAATGTGCTGAaatcgaagtagtgtgggacattgatgatatttagttaattgtCTTTGATAACATCGACGCAtttctgtgtttttaaagaattataaaTTCTaacaacaagctaatgattaattaatgataatgacaataaaattaacattaacagtcacaataaatacacacacacacacacacacacacacacacacacacacacacacacacacacactcacacacacacacacacacacacacacacacacacacacacacacacacacacacacacacacacacacacacacagtaacttTTGCAATTACATTCACAATAACGTTAGCCAATTAGATGCAATGCtgtttaaataaataataatttgtaAAATTATGCGCATGCCTACAATTACAATTCCTGATGTAACGGGTAAGGCAATAATTGTAGACTATGATAGAGATTTTTACGTTGAAcggcaacacaatacaattaccaaattattatttaataataataacaatacaaTCACCAAAATACAAcggcaacacaaatacaatcaCCAAATGTTATTCTAAGATTACATAGATTATTGGTAACCGCGCATCCGCGACATGTATAACTACAACATATACGTACAAGTAACTTTTTCGTCAATTAACATAACATCTATAGCAGCAGGcagtttgtttacattttgttacGCGTCTTCTACTTCACTCTAAAGAATCGAATCGTCCGTCAATTATATCCAAGAGAAATTCTTTGACCTAAAAATCAATTGTCAATTGAAAAAAATTTAATGTGTCATCAGATTTTGTCTAAATTTCAAAGTGCACAGTACTTGTTTTTTGTCCTTCAATTTCTCTCCTACCGAGTTTTCGATTTCTCTCATGAGTTGTAGCAGTTCCTCTTCACTGGCCTCGTTATTCTCTGTCTGTGGAGTTATTGTGTCATTGTCTTCGGACGTATCCAAATCAGCAGAAAACCAAAAGTTTATGGAAATTGTCATACTAAAAAaagtaaaaaaatttaaatttttattatttattgttttgtttaattaatattaatttaagaAATAGATTTAGATTTAAAAATAAGACAAATTGAAACTCGTTGCAATACAGTAAAATTGACATAGACAGTAAATGTtaaaaaaaatttattaattaattatggttGTGTTTTGCAATGTGTTCTACATTCAGTCTCTATGTAGTTTTAATGAATGCAAtgtattacaaatttaataaTACCTGCAATAAAATATCTAGAATTTTATTCTCACCTGTCTGAATTTGATTCGATGTAATGCCACCAGTTGAGTGGAATATAGAGAAGGTCACCTGGTCTCACTATTGCTTCGTATCCCACTGCATCGCGAAATCGCGGAAACTTATTGTAATCCGGAGCGTCaaaatttatctaattaaaattcaaaaattaatattcTTGTTACTCATCTTGGGAAAACGCTTGCGCACTTGCGTTTGACGATCGTGAGGGTGATGAACAGGATGTG
The DNA window shown above is from Corticium candelabrum chromosome 13, ooCorCand1.1, whole genome shotgun sequence and carries:
- the LOC134188528 gene encoding uncharacterized protein LOC134188528 — encoded protein: MQITSPDRRFPIGFNTSDSQKLSIVATLVTSSTAFRHFSANNSPFPIRSSPGFTSGPKFNFPRSTYPDINRYASHKALIGRKLLQENLQFLHKTVGSRHMEMLKVNLSDGIDPQTYSTSNLRREMRWLQMRLGESFPKLCNFMLNLTKEVACAKPRYISSLANQKNPLSASEWIDLKTFAAMLVYGEQMIRQGKLMET
- the LOC134189290 gene encoding hypoxia-inducible factor 1-alpha inhibitor-like, with protein sequence MSFSEFGEIVKQLELSPTNNTKVYLQTALKLADLSDEMQDYLFQFNYLWLNSLAHKLQWGDIDTNLLLVGMPEVVTPAHYDGMENLFTQVLGQKRCILFNPLQYRNLYPHPVHHPHDRQTQINFDAPDYNKFPRFRDAVGYEAIVRPGDLLYIPLNWWHYIESNSDSMTISINFWFSADLDTSEDNDTITPQTENNEASEEELLQLMREIENSVGEKLKDKKQVKEFLLDIIDGRFDSLE
- the LOC134189309 gene encoding uncharacterized protein LOC134189309 yields the protein MSPHLKLSSVFILVTSSAVFRLVDASNFPFPENVYPVAPSFRINSNFRRAIFPDINRYVSHKAFIGRKLLQEDIQFLHKTVGSRHMEMLKVNLSDGVDPQTYSNKDLLRELRWIQMRLRESFPKLCNLMVNLTKEAPCATSQNHISLSSSQDIGNPLSESEWIDIKTFAAMLVYGEQMLKQEKVMET